A window from Bacteroidota bacterium encodes these proteins:
- a CDS encoding helix-turn-helix transcriptional regulator, translated as MDYRDQLGGLFRELHDREGLSRFRISQRAGISEQTISNVLSKRRNLSAKSLERVLHRLGYELRYEPVREVTPGTGDAPHADRELLPLDR; from the coding sequence ATGGATTATCGCGATCAGCTTGGAGGTCTCTTCCGCGAGCTTCACGACCGGGAAGGTCTGAGCCGCTTTCGCATCTCGCAGCGCGCCGGCATCAGCGAGCAAACAATCTCGAACGTGCTTAGCAAACGGCGTAATCTCTCCGCGAAATCTTTGGAACGCGTGCTGCATCGATTGGGCTATGAACTTCGCTACGAGCCGGTCCGCGAGGTCACACCCGGTACCGGCGATGCACCACACGCCGATCGGGAATTGCTGCCGCTGGACCGTTAG
- a CDS encoding transglutaminase-like domain-containing protein encodes MNEVIHHIEQSILPPVEPDSELRSLLSLLDDPDPRIADAVTQRIRMRGEDALLPLMTFLESASDPLARKRAEELSAQFNLEQLRAGFENLALRFKRSGLNARADAQAFEDGLFLIARYGNPRLNVAQCRQMLDEFASSLDARLVGLSSALEVLDEINYFFFEELHFRGNQASFLEPENSYVDAVLERRMGIPISLASVYLLVVQCRLHLPFSGASAPGHFLVRYDGLRTEPLFIDAFNGGTILRARDIKRFLDSSGLPFHNQFLAPSHPRGIVLRTIRNLILVFNERGNIPARKAFEEFMRILAPDAAEGQAFLRGLEG; translated from the coding sequence ATGAACGAGGTCATTCATCACATCGAGCAATCGATACTGCCGCCGGTCGAACCCGATTCCGAGTTGCGGTCGCTGCTCTCGCTATTAGACGATCCCGATCCCCGTATCGCCGATGCCGTCACGCAACGAATTCGGATGCGCGGCGAGGATGCATTGCTCCCGCTGATGACCTTTTTGGAATCCGCTTCGGATCCCCTGGCTCGCAAACGCGCGGAGGAATTGTCGGCGCAGTTCAATCTCGAACAACTGCGTGCGGGGTTCGAGAATCTCGCGCTGCGATTTAAGCGTAGCGGATTGAACGCTCGTGCCGATGCCCAGGCATTTGAAGATGGGCTGTTCCTCATCGCGCGGTATGGCAATCCACGTTTAAATGTCGCACAGTGCCGGCAAATGTTGGATGAGTTCGCGTCATCGCTCGATGCACGCCTCGTGGGTCTTTCCTCGGCGCTCGAAGTCCTGGACGAGATTAATTACTTCTTCTTCGAAGAGCTTCACTTTCGGGGCAACCAGGCGAGCTTTTTGGAGCCGGAGAACAGCTATGTCGATGCCGTGCTCGAGCGCCGGATGGGGATTCCAATCTCGCTGGCCTCGGTGTATTTGCTGGTCGTGCAGTGCCGGTTGCATTTGCCGTTCAGCGGCGCAAGTGCGCCGGGACATTTCCTTGTCCGCTATGATGGCTTGAGGACAGAGCCGCTGTTTATCGACGCCTTCAACGGCGGGACGATCCTTCGCGCGCGCGACATCAAGCGATTTCTCGATTCTTCGGGTTTGCCATTTCACAATCAATTTCTTGCACCGAGCCATCCGCGCGGAATCGTGCTCCGGACAATCCGCAACCTCATTCTTGTTTTCAATGAGCGCGGTAATATCCCGGCCCGCAAAGCGTTCGAAGAATTCATGCGCATCCTCGCGCCGGACGCTGCCGAAGGACAAGCATTTTTAAGAGGGCTGGAAGGGTAA
- a CDS encoding choice-of-anchor D domain-containing protein, translated as MKRILHTLLLFMLVLCAAGESGHAQWKFLTQLTGTRGASAFFFNATEGVIGTGDYNPFRSLPAKIFYTNDGGTTWQNAVLPNDQIIGQVTDIYFRDRLHGWATIKESFPKGWSGIYRSTDGGRSWNLIKTAAYPFGIRETKRGVFYTDHGDVQSYPYYGVVFSGDQGKTWSLVGSAGYPLGIDFIDDAYGYASGTGGPTEPHIATTDSGRTWSVAPSDSSEAWSVYGDRFSRNFLIASERAYNSSITAILKSPAASPNPVTIRTYGLDGLSGGVAGSGICRSIVYVQGQPSHGVGPLGIIRTMDGGANWKFVGGPMNTNDTRFAVTGRGAVVYAFDTIGNIYKTMNGGDSTLSPSVMQYVTIAPAFTTTGYRCDSSYANIVFGYRACDSSRIAGIRFLNDTLHELSAPGYANDFGFFTQSHVDTLHILYQSALERSWTAQIRITIAQPDGYLEDTVISIRLTGLPPRNNVVTFLDTTSPKQLSFDSVSICASDVHKVTLANRICADLSIDNLQTSGDPFSLASSFRPFVLSGGSSRTFLLRYSPTAPQSDNGALYVYHGTKIDTLALSGIGYTPSRAVVLAVADTISSSLCDSANFSINIRNVSCKPFAIRSVVADTPFTSLPISGMDSLHSGESAQLRLSFKPTSQGPAPRQVRITISYEGSGEYDTTLTLIGNGTSGLPDFTISSTSALQVSTRDLGDLSICSDAFDTLVLTGTGCGETSFDSAQYIWAQGGYDIMSVIAGRTLAGGQRDTILLRYHPSVPGKDSSQFHIWSSAGEKTIAYYINVTNDPGHVVLASPQNVSSLTCDSAAFGVSVTNSTCDSITIIAFHISGADSNDFALAANLPVGLATRGQVSINGMFKPQDSLQRNATAVLTIKRADGTVTDTTLLISALGIGVPAIPVALANTHYSAIAGAHIHIPVYALVASRSPLGTLDFALDMHTDLLTPLDIVPGVGAFGAASTHSITSTGASAQVHLQLASDALIPAGKICEIDCEAFISDTFATNISLMRPNFATLGGTTGCLLTQSVTDSAPSFTLIAACGDSTLKDFIKYGTLLLDRVSPNPTSGLVALTFSVPPTYQNDGVVEVYDALGEQLLAQPLIFAGAGQQMISLDLGKTSGDGMRYLLIHTPTGIITRDVMVLSEPELR; from the coding sequence ATGAAGAGAATCTTACACACGCTGCTTCTCTTCATGCTTGTACTCTGCGCCGCAGGGGAGTCTGGTCACGCGCAGTGGAAATTCCTTACACAACTTACGGGCACGCGCGGCGCGAGCGCGTTTTTCTTTAACGCGACCGAAGGCGTCATCGGCACCGGAGACTACAATCCCTTCCGCAGCCTGCCGGCAAAGATATTCTATACCAATGATGGTGGCACCACATGGCAGAATGCGGTGCTTCCGAACGATCAGATCATCGGTCAGGTCACCGATATCTATTTTCGCGACCGGCTCCATGGCTGGGCGACGATCAAAGAGAGCTTCCCAAAAGGCTGGAGTGGAATCTATCGCTCCACCGATGGCGGTCGCTCGTGGAATCTGATCAAGACGGCGGCATATCCGTTTGGTATTCGAGAAACAAAGCGAGGAGTATTCTATACGGACCATGGCGATGTCCAATCGTATCCTTATTATGGTGTCGTATTCTCTGGCGATCAGGGCAAGACATGGTCGTTGGTCGGATCGGCGGGTTATCCACTCGGCATCGATTTCATCGATGATGCCTACGGATACGCAAGTGGCACCGGCGGTCCGACGGAGCCGCATATTGCGACGACTGATTCCGGCCGCACGTGGTCGGTCGCTCCAAGCGATTCGAGTGAAGCGTGGTCTGTATATGGCGATCGCTTCTCACGTAACTTCCTGATTGCAAGCGAGCGCGCCTACAATTCGTCAATCACCGCAATACTTAAGAGTCCTGCTGCTTCTCCGAATCCAGTCACGATTCGCACGTATGGCCTTGATGGCTTAAGCGGTGGCGTTGCCGGCTCCGGCATCTGCCGGTCCATTGTTTATGTGCAGGGACAACCTTCGCATGGCGTCGGTCCCCTTGGCATCATTCGGACGATGGATGGCGGCGCGAATTGGAAATTTGTCGGTGGGCCGATGAATACGAACGACACCCGTTTTGCCGTGACGGGGCGCGGTGCTGTAGTCTATGCATTCGATACAATCGGCAATATCTATAAGACGATGAACGGCGGCGATAGCACTCTTTCGCCATCGGTGATGCAATACGTGACTATTGCACCGGCGTTCACGACGACTGGTTACCGTTGCGATAGTTCATACGCCAACATCGTGTTCGGCTATCGCGCCTGCGATTCGAGCCGGATAGCTGGCATTCGCTTCCTGAACGATACGCTGCACGAACTCAGCGCGCCCGGCTACGCAAATGATTTCGGGTTCTTCACCCAATCGCACGTCGATACGCTGCATATCCTGTATCAGTCCGCGCTCGAACGCTCCTGGACCGCGCAAATTCGCATTACGATTGCGCAACCCGATGGCTATCTCGAAGATACAGTGATTTCAATTCGACTCACGGGATTGCCACCGCGTAATAATGTCGTCACGTTTTTGGACACGACTTCGCCGAAGCAGCTCAGCTTCGATTCCGTCTCGATCTGTGCGAGCGATGTCCATAAAGTCACGCTTGCCAACCGGATTTGCGCCGACCTTTCTATCGATAACCTCCAGACGAGCGGCGATCCGTTCTCACTCGCTTCCAGTTTCCGTCCATTCGTGTTGAGTGGCGGCAGCTCGCGCACGTTTCTGCTTCGGTACTCGCCGACAGCGCCGCAATCGGACAATGGTGCGCTGTACGTCTATCACGGCACGAAGATCGATACGCTCGCATTATCGGGCATCGGCTACACACCCTCGCGCGCCGTCGTGCTCGCTGTTGCAGATACGATCTCATCTTCACTATGTGATTCCGCAAACTTCAGCATCAATATTCGTAACGTATCATGTAAACCATTCGCCATACGATCGGTCGTTGCGGATACGCCGTTTACATCACTGCCAATTAGTGGGATGGACTCGCTGCACAGCGGGGAATCGGCACAATTGCGTTTGTCATTCAAGCCGACAAGTCAGGGACCCGCTCCGCGGCAGGTCCGGATAACGATCTCGTATGAAGGTTCCGGCGAGTACGACACGACACTCACACTGATCGGCAATGGCACGAGTGGCTTGCCGGACTTCACCATCTCCTCGACCTCCGCCTTGCAAGTTAGCACGCGCGATTTAGGCGACCTCTCGATCTGCTCCGATGCCTTCGATACGTTAGTGCTCACGGGCACAGGATGCGGCGAAACGAGTTTCGACAGCGCGCAATACATTTGGGCGCAGGGAGGATACGATATCATGTCAGTCATCGCCGGTCGAACTCTCGCTGGCGGTCAGCGGGATACCATTCTCTTGCGGTACCATCCTTCGGTCCCCGGCAAAGACTCTTCGCAATTTCATATATGGTCGAGCGCCGGTGAGAAGACAATCGCATATTATATCAATGTGACGAACGACCCCGGACACGTCGTGCTGGCATCGCCGCAAAACGTCAGCTCGTTGACCTGCGATTCGGCGGCCTTTGGCGTCTCCGTTACGAACAGCACCTGCGACTCGATTACAATTATCGCATTCCATATTTCAGGTGCGGACTCCAATGACTTCGCTCTTGCGGCGAATCTTCCAGTCGGACTCGCCACGCGCGGACAAGTGTCGATCAACGGGATGTTCAAGCCGCAGGATTCACTTCAACGCAACGCCACAGCGGTTCTAACTATCAAGCGCGCTGATGGGACAGTGACTGACACCACATTGCTGATTTCGGCACTCGGCATTGGCGTGCCGGCGATACCGGTTGCACTGGCAAATACGCACTATTCCGCAATAGCCGGTGCTCACATTCACATTCCGGTCTATGCGCTGGTCGCCAGTCGATCGCCGCTCGGCACGCTTGATTTCGCGCTCGATATGCACACGGACCTGCTCACGCCGCTCGATATTGTTCCTGGAGTTGGGGCGTTCGGTGCTGCCAGCACGCATTCGATCACGTCGACTGGCGCAAGCGCGCAGGTGCATCTTCAACTTGCGAGCGATGCGTTGATCCCTGCGGGCAAGATTTGCGAAATAGACTGCGAAGCATTTATTAGCGACACCTTCGCGACAAACATTTCACTGATGCGTCCGAACTTCGCAACGCTTGGCGGCACAACCGGCTGTCTGTTGACTCAAAGTGTTACCGATAGCGCGCCGTCGTTCACACTGATCGCTGCCTGTGGCGATTCGACTCTCAAGGACTTTATTAAGTATGGTACGCTGCTGCTGGATCGCGTGAGTCCGAATCCGACGAGCGGACTGGTCGCGCTTACGTTCTCGGTCCCGCCGACGTATCAGAACGATGGCGTTGTTGAAGTGTATGATGCATTGGGCGAGCAACTTCTCGCGCAGCCACTCATATTTGCTGGCGCTGGACAACAAATGATCTCGCTCGATCTCGGCAAAACAAGCGGGGACGGTATGCGGTATCTGTTGATTCACACGCCGACCGGGATCATCACGCGAGATGTGATGGTACTATCTGAACCCGAATTACGCTAA
- a CDS encoding uracil-DNA glycosylase: MEQTLASDLERFVREQASRFGDVISYVPEQKIEFQMPKKPDVAVTEVTISGLDEKLAPHAQEPWYTATTLAELESQICNCQKCGLGATRTKFVFGVGDPNAKVMVIGEAPGADEDKQGEPFVGRAGQLLNKMLAAVQFERKDVYIANILKSRPPNNRDPKPEEVEACEPYLWKQIAIVKPRLILCLGRIAGTNLLKLNESLGKMRGQPYEFCGIPVIVTYHPAALLRNPDWKHGAWEDLKKLRRMYDELV; encoded by the coding sequence ATGGAACAGACCTTAGCATCCGATCTCGAACGTTTCGTCCGCGAGCAGGCCTCGCGATTCGGAGACGTGATCTCGTATGTCCCCGAACAAAAAATAGAATTTCAAATGCCAAAGAAGCCCGATGTCGCAGTGACCGAAGTTACGATAAGTGGGCTCGATGAGAAGCTCGCGCCGCACGCGCAGGAGCCGTGGTACACGGCAACAACGCTCGCCGAGTTGGAATCGCAAATCTGTAATTGCCAGAAGTGCGGCCTGGGCGCAACGCGTACGAAGTTCGTCTTTGGCGTCGGCGATCCTAATGCCAAAGTGATGGTGATCGGCGAAGCGCCGGGCGCCGATGAAGATAAGCAGGGTGAGCCATTCGTTGGCCGTGCGGGACAGCTTCTGAACAAAATGCTTGCCGCAGTCCAGTTCGAGCGCAAGGATGTCTATATTGCGAACATTTTGAAATCGCGTCCACCGAACAACCGCGATCCCAAACCGGAAGAAGTCGAAGCCTGCGAGCCATATCTCTGGAAGCAAATCGCGATTGTCAAGCCACGTCTCATTCTTTGCTTAGGCCGCATTGCAGGCACGAACCTGCTCAAGCTGAACGAATCGCTCGGCAAGATGCGCGGTCAGCCGTACGAGTTCTGCGGCATCCCGGTCATCGTGACGTATCACCCCGCCGCATTGCTCCGCAATCCCGATTGGAAGCACGGCGCATGGGAAGACCTGAAAAAGCTCCGAAGGATGTACGACGAACTGGTGTAA
- a CDS encoding benzoate-CoA ligase family protein — MSYNSFADNLPPLEDWGERIYTRPELDYPSHINAAAELIDRNVALGRGDRPAIFYKDQVISYGELLAGVNKMGNALKELGVDVGDRVLMRFPNTPTAVAVWLACLKIGGVAVMIMPMLRSREINYRANDAECKLVLCDIASIDEVQKAAPAMTTVQKILVTDGTHDTYESFESYWHEESPTLKPATLTRDDLALIGYTSGSTGDAKGTVHFQDDVLAIADGYARNILRPTEDDVFAGHPSLSFTFGLGGLLVFPFRFGASVVLLDQFTPENMLKTLVRYKATISFCAPTCYNMMMRLDEKNEYDLSSLRLGVSAGETLPKQVYEKWKAKYGVDLLDGIGSTEMLHIFVTNRPGDVRAGATGKPVPGYEAKIIDPDGNDLGPNQPGLLAIKGPTACRYWKKPERQKGYVLNGWNVPGDVFMMDEGGYYYYQCRNDDLIITGGYNVSPPELESVINEHPAVKESATVPKPDELRGAIVKAYVVLQPGEQGSVHLVKEIQDFVKRELAPYKYPREIEFVDALPRTDTGKVQRYVLRERAAKEHEERMSEEVA, encoded by the coding sequence ATGTCGTATAACTCATTTGCAGATAATCTGCCGCCCCTCGAAGATTGGGGCGAGCGCATTTACACCCGGCCTGAACTCGACTACCCGAGTCATATCAATGCGGCCGCCGAACTCATCGACCGTAATGTCGCGCTCGGTCGCGGCGATCGTCCCGCGATCTTTTATAAAGATCAAGTCATTTCCTATGGCGAGTTGCTTGCAGGCGTCAACAAAATGGGCAACGCCCTGAAAGAGCTTGGAGTGGATGTGGGCGATCGTGTGCTGATGCGGTTTCCGAACACACCGACCGCCGTTGCCGTATGGCTCGCGTGCCTGAAGATCGGTGGCGTGGCCGTCATGATCATGCCGATGCTTCGGAGTCGCGAGATCAACTATCGCGCGAACGATGCTGAGTGCAAGCTGGTACTTTGTGACATCGCTTCGATTGACGAAGTCCAAAAGGCCGCGCCGGCCATGACGACGGTGCAGAAGATTTTGGTCACCGATGGGACGCATGATACATACGAGTCGTTTGAATCCTACTGGCACGAAGAATCGCCAACGCTGAAGCCGGCAACGCTTACGCGCGACGATCTCGCGCTCATCGGCTATACCTCAGGCTCGACTGGCGACGCCAAAGGGACCGTCCATTTCCAGGATGACGTGCTCGCGATTGCCGATGGATACGCGCGCAACATTTTGCGGCCAACGGAAGACGATGTCTTCGCTGGCCATCCATCGCTCTCGTTTACCTTCGGTTTGGGTGGTCTGCTCGTGTTTCCGTTTCGGTTCGGTGCGAGCGTGGTGTTGCTGGATCAGTTCACTCCGGAGAATATGCTGAAAACGCTCGTGCGCTACAAAGCGACGATCTCGTTCTGCGCGCCGACCTGCTACAACATGATGATGCGCCTGGACGAGAAGAACGAGTACGATCTCTCCTCGCTCCGATTAGGGGTCAGCGCTGGTGAGACGCTACCGAAGCAAGTGTACGAGAAATGGAAGGCAAAGTACGGTGTCGATCTGCTCGATGGTATTGGTTCGACGGAGATGCTGCATATCTTCGTCACCAACCGTCCGGGCGATGTTCGCGCCGGAGCGACCGGCAAGCCGGTCCCGGGATACGAAGCGAAGATTATCGATCCCGATGGCAACGATCTCGGTCCCAACCAACCAGGTTTGCTTGCGATCAAAGGTCCGACGGCCTGCCGGTACTGGAAAAAGCCCGAGCGCCAGAAAGGCTATGTGCTGAATGGTTGGAACGTGCCAGGCGATGTGTTTATGATGGATGAAGGCGGATACTATTACTATCAGTGCCGCAATGACGATCTTATCATAACCGGCGGATATAATGTCTCGCCACCGGAACTGGAAAGTGTGATCAACGAGCACCCGGCGGTGAAGGAATCGGCGACCGTACCGAAACCAGACGAGTTGCGCGGCGCGATCGTGAAGGCCTACGTTGTGTTACAGCCCGGAGAGCAAGGCTCCGTGCATTTGGTCAAAGAAATTCAGGACTTCGTTAAGCGAGAACTCGCGCCTTACAAATATCCACGCGAAATCGAATTTGTCGATGCGTTACCACGGACGGATACTGGAAAAGTCCAGCGGTACGTGCTGCGCGAACGAGCAGCGAAAGAACATGAAGAGCGGATGAGCGAGGAGGTTGCCTGA
- a CDS encoding T9SS type A sorting domain-containing protein, giving the protein MQQLDSSNAVAVGDSGNIFRTVDAGVTWKRQTPPQDYSAASLWGVHFHDPMNGIVGAADRPLTTSDGGEHWTLAPLTRLAIQGCHCYGPGKFAVLSELTGQIYRTSDNWATIDSTPPIPETVAQQFSLRRCNFGDGDTIIAYGFDSKSGLIVRTLDGGRTWEKCSLPDAFYTAGPVIAMTPISDDTLIAGCDCDGKLLYSTDLAHTWQFDTVPISNGFTASANGVGRPSPGVIVASMPMPGGPGFIVRGTLATAGVQLDHTLGIAGAYPNPANESVTLTFIAPDEPVHVLDVLGRELLQIKMPQQGPLSLNIASLPAGIYFAQHGRERARFVKE; this is encoded by the coding sequence ATGCAACAGCTCGATTCATCGAATGCTGTGGCCGTTGGCGATTCCGGAAATATCTTTCGGACGGTCGATGCCGGGGTGACATGGAAACGACAAACGCCGCCGCAAGACTATTCAGCCGCATCGCTTTGGGGCGTACACTTCCACGATCCGATGAATGGGATCGTCGGCGCAGCAGACCGTCCGTTGACAACATCCGACGGTGGCGAGCATTGGACGCTTGCGCCGCTGACACGACTCGCGATTCAAGGTTGTCACTGCTATGGTCCGGGCAAATTTGCGGTACTGTCCGAGCTTACGGGCCAAATCTACCGCACATCGGACAATTGGGCTACGATTGATTCCACCCCTCCCATCCCGGAAACGGTAGCTCAGCAGTTCTCATTGCGCCGGTGCAATTTCGGCGATGGGGATACCATTATTGCATACGGATTTGACAGCAAGAGCGGGCTCATTGTTCGCACGCTGGATGGTGGAAGGACATGGGAGAAGTGTTCTTTGCCTGACGCGTTCTATACCGCCGGTCCAGTCATCGCTATGACTCCCATAAGCGACGATACCCTCATCGCTGGCTGCGACTGTGATGGCAAACTTCTCTATAGCACTGACCTGGCACATACCTGGCAATTCGACACGGTTCCGATTTCAAATGGCTTCACAGCATCGGCCAACGGTGTTGGGCGCCCATCTCCCGGAGTCATTGTTGCGTCGATGCCGATGCCGGGCGGTCCGGGTTTCATTGTTCGTGGCACGCTTGCCACGGCTGGGGTACAACTCGATCACACGCTTGGGATTGCAGGCGCCTACCCGAACCCCGCCAACGAAAGCGTGACGCTAACATTCATCGCTCCTGACGAGCCGGTTCATGTTCTCGATGTTCTGGGCCGAGAGCTATTGCAGATCAAGATGCCGCAGCAAGGCCCGCTCAGTCTGAACATCGCCTCACTGCCGGCCGGGATTTACTTTGCACAACATGGGAGGGAACGTGCGAGGTTTGTGAAAGAGTGA
- the coaBC gene encoding bifunctional phosphopantothenoylcysteine decarboxylase/phosphopantothenate--cysteine ligase CoaBC has protein sequence MTEALSGKRILLGVTGSIAAIKAPRIVTQLKQQGADVFCVLTENARQFISADELSEVSGNQTITQIFAGQPPADIVGDAPRLEKAGEHATWHVHLARSVDAMLIAPCSASMIGKLRSALYGDPVSLVAASLPRWTPLILVPAMDEDMWLQPAVQEALAWLRMHGALQIGPVKGRLASGLTGMGRMPEPEDIVSQFGSLLDAQPELLAGKHVLITGGPTFEPIDAVRFLGNRSSGKMAAALAMAAKRMGAKVTLIMGPNAISTDGIADRINIETANEMLLAVREQLPKADIIIMNAAVSDFAPEDVLTSKMKKRETDGDLAIRLKRTPDILSEIARSKRAEQIVVGFALEKGEGAGAYAKAKLAEKNLDAIVLNDIAEEGVGFGSDTNKVTIYLHNGAVQALPLLSKEACAKEILTVIARSRSSQ, from the coding sequence ATGACAGAGGCTCTCAGTGGAAAGCGTATTCTTCTTGGGGTGACCGGCTCGATCGCTGCGATCAAAGCGCCGCGTATTGTTACCCAACTCAAGCAGCAGGGGGCCGACGTGTTCTGCGTCCTGACTGAAAACGCTCGACAATTCATCAGCGCCGATGAGTTGAGTGAGGTCTCTGGCAATCAGACGATCACGCAGATCTTTGCGGGCCAACCACCCGCCGACATCGTGGGCGATGCGCCCCGCCTTGAAAAGGCGGGGGAGCATGCCACTTGGCACGTCCATCTCGCAAGGAGCGTGGACGCGATGCTCATCGCGCCGTGCTCGGCCTCGATGATCGGCAAACTCCGCTCGGCGCTCTATGGCGATCCGGTGTCGCTCGTTGCGGCGTCCTTGCCACGCTGGACGCCACTCATCCTCGTACCCGCGATGGATGAGGATATGTGGCTGCAACCGGCCGTGCAGGAAGCACTCGCTTGGCTGCGCATGCATGGTGCGTTGCAGATCGGTCCCGTCAAAGGACGCCTGGCGAGCGGACTCACCGGAATGGGACGCATGCCCGAGCCGGAGGACATCGTGAGCCAGTTCGGATCACTGCTCGACGCCCAACCAGAACTACTCGCCGGAAAGCACGTGCTCATCACGGGCGGACCGACTTTCGAACCCATCGATGCCGTCCGCTTTCTCGGCAATCGATCCAGCGGTAAGATGGCTGCCGCGCTGGCAATGGCGGCCAAGCGAATGGGCGCTAAGGTGACGCTCATCATGGGGCCCAACGCGATTAGTACCGATGGCATCGCCGATCGAATCAATATCGAAACCGCAAACGAAATGCTTTTGGCGGTCCGGGAGCAGCTTCCGAAAGCAGACATCATCATTATGAATGCCGCTGTCTCCGATTTCGCACCAGAGGACGTACTGACGTCCAAAATGAAGAAGCGCGAAACCGATGGCGACCTTGCGATTCGCCTCAAGCGGACGCCGGATATTCTCTCCGAGATTGCGCGCTCGAAACGCGCCGAACAAATTGTTGTTGGCTTCGCACTCGAAAAGGGTGAAGGCGCCGGAGCATACGCAAAGGCAAAACTTGCGGAGAAGAACCTGGACGCCATCGTCCTTAACGACATTGCCGAGGAAGGTGTTGGCTTTGGCAGCGATACGAACAAAGTGACGATCTATCTGCACAACGGAGCGGTTCAGGCCTTGCCACTGCTTTCTAAGGAAGCGTGTGCAAAAGAGATATTGACCGTCATTGCGAGGAGTCGCTCCTCGCAATGA
- a CDS encoding HNH endonuclease: MSHGGAEHRLGPKHFEGLGHIEEDEHEFHPSHSTLHGKVLILNGNYEPLAISSVEKAIVLLYLGKAELVSALHSRAVRSTSMSMPFPSVIRLASYVRVPFKKVILSRKNILRRDGHRCQYCGLIGVTLTVDHIMPKSRGGEDSWENLVSACLRCNNLKGSQTPDEAQMTLMRRPIRPNHVTFMRQFIGRIDKDWEPYLFMR, from the coding sequence ATGAGCCACGGTGGCGCGGAGCACCGTCTTGGGCCAAAACACTTCGAGGGTCTTGGCCACATTGAGGAGGATGAGCATGAGTTTCATCCCTCACACTCCACACTCCACGGCAAAGTCCTGATCCTGAACGGCAACTACGAGCCGCTGGCAATTTCAAGTGTAGAGAAGGCCATCGTCTTGCTCTATCTCGGAAAGGCGGAGTTGGTCAGCGCGCTGCATAGCCGCGCCGTCCGGTCGACTTCGATGTCGATGCCATTTCCAAGTGTAATTCGGCTGGCGAGTTATGTCCGCGTTCCGTTCAAAAAGGTGATCCTCTCGCGCAAGAATATTCTGCGACGTGATGGACACCGCTGCCAGTACTGCGGCCTGATCGGCGTGACGCTCACAGTCGATCACATCATGCCGAAGAGCCGTGGCGGTGAAGACTCGTGGGAAAATCTCGTGAGTGCGTGCTTGCGATGCAACAATTTGAAAGGCAGCCAGACGCCGGATGAAGCACAGATGACGCTGATGCGGCGGCCGATCCGGCCCAACCACGTGACGTTCATGCGGCAGTTCATTGGCCGTATCGACAAAGATTGGGAGCCGTACCTGTTTATGCGTTAA